A single Altererythrobacter sp. BO-6 DNA region contains:
- a CDS encoding F0F1 ATP synthase subunit gamma, which produces MASLKELKGRINSVKSTQKITKAKQMVAAAKLRRAQAAAESARPYAERLAAVMASLAAKVGKSDSAPKLLAGTGSNQRHLLVVVNTDKGLCGGLNANIVKEAKKQARQLIAEGKDVKFYLVGKKGRAPIKRDFESRIAKLFDTANVKTPGFEEADAIAAELIGMFEAGEFDVAHLVYPTFKSALAQDPTTIQLIPVPSNNSGPEDAAGGDAAGGDAVVEYEPGEEEILEELLPRYVKTQIFGALLEREASEQGASMTAMDNATRNAGDLINKLTIQYNRSRQAAITTELIEIIAGAEAL; this is translated from the coding sequence ATGGCCTCGCTGAAGGAACTCAAAGGCCGGATCAACTCGGTCAAATCGACCCAGAAGATCACCAAGGCCAAGCAAATGGTCGCGGCGGCCAAGCTGCGCCGTGCGCAGGCTGCGGCTGAATCCGCACGCCCCTATGCCGAACGGCTGGCGGCGGTGATGGCGTCGCTCGCGGCCAAAGTGGGCAAGAGCGATTCCGCGCCCAAGCTGCTTGCCGGCACCGGCAGCAACCAGCGCCACCTGCTGGTGGTGGTCAACACCGACAAGGGCCTGTGCGGCGGTCTCAACGCGAATATCGTGAAAGAGGCCAAGAAACAGGCGAGGCAGCTGATCGCGGAAGGTAAGGACGTGAAGTTCTACCTGGTTGGCAAGAAAGGCCGCGCCCCGATCAAGCGCGACTTTGAAAGCCGCATCGCCAAGCTGTTCGACACGGCCAATGTAAAGACCCCGGGGTTCGAAGAAGCCGATGCGATCGCAGCCGAACTGATCGGCATGTTCGAAGCGGGCGAATTCGACGTCGCGCACCTGGTCTACCCGACCTTCAAGAGCGCGCTGGCGCAAGACCCGACCACGATCCAGCTGATCCCGGTCCCGTCCAATAACTCTGGGCCCGAGGATGCCGCGGGCGGCGATGCCGCGGGCGGCGATGCCGTGGTCGAATACGAGCCGGGCGAAGAGGAAATCCTCGAAGAACTGCTGCCGCGCTACGTCAAGACGCAGATCTTCGGCGCGCTGCTCGAACGCGAAGCGAGCGAACAGGGCGCATCGATGACTGCGATGGACAACGCCACGCGCAACGCAGGCGACCTGATCAACAAGCTGACGATCCAGTACAACCGCAGCCGCCAGGCCGCGATCACCACCGAACTGATCGAAATCATTGCCGGCGCGGAAGCGTTGTAA
- the atpA gene encoding F0F1 ATP synthase subunit alpha yields MEIRAAEISKVIKDQIANFGTEAEVSEVGSVLSVGDGIARIHGLDKVQAGEMVEFANGIQGMALNLEADNVGVVIFGSDAEIKEGDSVKRTGTIVDVPVGKGLLGRVVDALGNPIDGKGPIEATERRRVEVKAPGIIPRESVSEPVQSGLKAIDALVPVGRGQRELIIGDRQTGKTAVAIDTFINQKGVNASNDESKKLYCIYVAVGQKRSTVAQIVRQLEENGAMEYSIVVAATASEPAPLQYLAPYTGCAMGEFFRDNGMHAVIVYDDLSKQAVAYRQMSLLLRRPPGREAYPGDVFYLHSRLLERAAKMSKANGGGSLTALPIIETQAGDVSAYIPTNVISITDGQIFLETGLFYQGIRPAINVGLSVSRVGGAAQTKAMKKVSGSIKLELAQYREMAAFAQFGSDLDAATQKLLNRGARLTELLKQPQFSPLPFEEQTVSIYAGTNGYLDSIPVDRVTEYEEQMLAFMRAEHADVLKEIRETTKFEGETADKTKAALDAFAKQFA; encoded by the coding sequence ATGGAAATCCGCGCCGCAGAAATCTCCAAGGTCATCAAGGACCAGATCGCCAATTTCGGCACTGAAGCCGAAGTCAGCGAAGTCGGTTCCGTGCTGTCGGTGGGTGACGGGATCGCCCGCATCCACGGCCTCGACAAGGTCCAGGCCGGTGAAATGGTCGAATTCGCCAATGGCATCCAGGGCATGGCCCTGAACCTCGAAGCCGACAATGTCGGCGTCGTGATCTTCGGCTCTGACGCCGAAATCAAGGAAGGCGACAGCGTCAAGCGTACCGGCACCATCGTGGACGTGCCGGTCGGCAAGGGCCTGCTGGGCCGCGTGGTCGATGCCCTTGGCAACCCGATTGACGGCAAGGGCCCGATCGAAGCGACCGAGCGCCGCCGCGTCGAAGTAAAGGCGCCGGGCATCATCCCGCGTGAATCCGTGTCGGAGCCGGTGCAGTCGGGCCTCAAGGCGATCGACGCGCTCGTCCCCGTGGGCCGCGGCCAGCGCGAGCTGATCATCGGTGACCGCCAGACCGGCAAGACCGCCGTCGCGATCGACACCTTCATCAACCAGAAGGGCGTCAACGCGTCGAACGACGAATCGAAGAAGCTCTATTGCATCTATGTCGCCGTCGGCCAGAAGCGCTCGACCGTGGCGCAGATCGTCCGCCAGCTCGAAGAAAACGGCGCGATGGAATACTCGATCGTCGTCGCCGCAACCGCTTCGGAGCCTGCTCCACTGCAGTATCTCGCACCCTACACCGGCTGCGCGATGGGCGAATTCTTCCGCGACAACGGCATGCACGCCGTGATCGTGTATGACGACCTTTCGAAGCAGGCCGTGGCTTACCGCCAGATGTCGCTGCTGCTGCGCCGCCCGCCGGGCCGCGAAGCTTATCCGGGCGACGTGTTCTACCTCCACAGCCGCCTGCTTGAGCGTGCGGCGAAGATGAGCAAGGCCAATGGCGGCGGCTCGCTGACCGCGCTGCCGATCATCGAAACGCAGGCAGGCGACGTGTCGGCCTATATTCCGACCAACGTGATTTCGATCACCGACGGCCAGATCTTCCTTGAAACCGGCCTGTTCTACCAGGGCATCCGTCCGGCGATCAACGTCGGCCTGTCGGTCAGCCGCGTCGGTGGCGCTGCCCAGACCAAGGCGATGAAGAAGGTGTCGGGCTCGATCAAGCTGGAGCTGGCGCAGTACCGCGAAATGGCGGCCTTCGCGCAGTTCGGTTCGGACCTCGACGCTGCGACGCAGAAGCTGCTCAACCGCGGTGCGCGCCTGACCGAGCTGCTCAAGCAGCCGCAGTTCTCGCCGCTGCCGTTCGAAGAGCAGACCGTGTCGATCTATGCCGGCACCAACGGCTATCTCGACAGCATCCCGGTTGACCGCGTGACCGAATATGAGGAACAGATGCTGGCGTTCATGCGCGCCGAGCATGCCGACGTCCTCAAGGAAATCCGCGAGACGACCAAGTTCGAAGGTGAAACCGCCGACAAGACGAAAGCTGCGCTCGACGCCTTCGCCAAGCAGTTCGCCTGA
- a CDS encoding F0F1 ATP synthase subunit delta, with protein MDISAGIQASLAGRYAVALFELASEGGIVTAVESDLETLGAALAESAELRSVTTNPELSRKAQAEAIAAVAAHLGLSDLTRNFLGVLAGNRRLSSLGDMIRAFQTIAAAQRGEVTAEVTSAHALSDEQLAQLKDKLTARQGRTVKLKPSVDPDLLGGLVVTIGSQRIDGSIRTRLNSLAQAMKA; from the coding sequence GTGGATATTTCCGCCGGTATTCAGGCTAGCCTAGCTGGGCGTTACGCCGTGGCCTTGTTCGAGCTCGCATCCGAGGGCGGCATCGTGACCGCTGTCGAATCGGATCTCGAAACGCTGGGCGCCGCACTTGCCGAATCGGCCGAGCTGCGCAGCGTCACCACCAACCCCGAATTGAGCCGCAAGGCGCAGGCTGAAGCGATCGCCGCTGTCGCCGCGCATCTGGGGCTGTCGGACCTTACCAGGAATTTCCTCGGTGTGCTGGCCGGCAACCGCCGCCTCTCGTCGCTCGGCGACATGATCCGCGCTTTCCAGACCATCGCCGCGGCACAGCGCGGCGAGGTCACCGCCGAAGTCACCAGCGCGCACGCGCTCAGCGATGAGCAGCTGGCGCAGCTGAAGGACAAGCTCACCGCCCGCCAGGGGCGCACCGTCAAGCTCAAGCCGAGCGTCGACCCGGACTTGCTGGGCGGCCTCGTCGTCACCATCGGATCGCAGCGCATTGATGGCTCGATCCGCACCCGTTTGAATTCACTTGCGCAGGCAATGAAGGCCTAA
- a CDS encoding TauD/TfdA family dioxygenase — translation MELTPMAPKCGVEISGVSLANCSDAEMDSIKQAIYNHGVAVFRDQEFSPEEHIRFGKRWGGIDINNYFPLQKDFHEIAVVKKEADQQTNIGGDWHTDHSYDQIPAMGSVLVARELPPSGGDTMWAHMGAAYDALPAEVKAEIEGLEAFHTADHIYKADGLYAQTDMGKNLRGQDLKTGAVHPVVIRHPHTGRKLLYVNKAFTIHFVGQTREQSLPLLQRLYDAALTGDNQCRLQWQPGTIAIWDNRTTWHNALNDYQGHRREMHRITLSGEALAA, via the coding sequence ATGGAACTGACGCCGATGGCCCCCAAATGCGGGGTGGAGATATCGGGCGTGTCGCTGGCGAATTGCAGCGATGCCGAAATGGATTCGATCAAACAGGCGATCTACAATCACGGAGTGGCGGTGTTCCGCGACCAGGAGTTCTCGCCCGAGGAGCACATTCGCTTCGGCAAGCGCTGGGGCGGGATCGACATCAACAACTATTTCCCGCTGCAGAAGGACTTTCACGAGATCGCGGTGGTCAAGAAAGAAGCCGACCAGCAGACCAATATCGGCGGGGACTGGCACACTGACCATTCGTATGACCAGATTCCGGCGATGGGATCGGTCCTGGTGGCGCGCGAATTGCCGCCCAGCGGGGGCGATACCATGTGGGCGCATATGGGGGCTGCCTATGATGCGCTGCCCGCCGAGGTGAAAGCCGAGATCGAGGGGCTGGAGGCGTTCCACACCGCCGACCATATCTACAAGGCCGATGGCCTGTACGCGCAGACCGATATGGGCAAGAACCTGCGCGGACAGGATCTCAAGACCGGCGCGGTGCATCCGGTGGTGATCCGCCACCCGCATACGGGGCGCAAGCTGCTCTATGTCAACAAGGCCTTCACGATCCATTTCGTTGGCCAGACCCGCGAGCAAAGCCTGCCGCTACTCCAGCGTCTCTATGATGCCGCGCTGACCGGTGACAACCAGTGCCGCCTGCAGTGGCAGCCGGGCACGATTGCGATCTGGGACAACCGGACCACCTGGCACAATGCGCTGAATGATTATCAGGGGCATCGCCGCGAGATGCATCGCATCACGCTAAGCGGGGAAGCCTTGGCGGCCTAG
- a CDS encoding serine protease, translating to MGRFLTLFALLLALVLPRPANADPADIDAAARGVVRVVIVGTDGREIFPVSHGSGFAISPTQIVTNAHVIREALQDDTLRIGIVPSEGSAAAYARPVSVSPRNDLALLEITEGNLRLPPLTLAGSLAGDMGEVSAVGYPMNVDQAQGLEISDIFRAQPPVKSRGFLSGARPSRQFDTILHTAPIARGNSGGPLLDGCGRVLGVNSFGADSGGSDAEFYFAVSIRELLPFLRSNEVEPSVNNLPCRSIDELEASERTRLEQQRAEARQRLEARANELRERRARAQLEAQLAVQNERENAMALALLLLLVAVGAGYVAEQARKQEGGERRVMVAAGVALVALAGAGILWVSRPGIDEIDRRVEAALREQEGNRPDEAVSAAREGTMLCTLVPERSRITGARTDDVEFDWAADGCVNTRTQYGLNGGEWTRVMVPDDEQAVSINRYDPETRTFLTERYLLGSDAMAQAREARAAYETPQCRTTDAAQTLGEQQQSVIALLPPRPNERLVYSCEPRAARTAPLAATGGD from the coding sequence ATGGGTCGCTTCCTCACGCTTTTCGCATTGCTGCTTGCGCTTGTGCTGCCCCGTCCGGCCAACGCCGATCCGGCGGACATCGACGCTGCAGCCCGCGGCGTGGTGCGCGTGGTGATCGTGGGGACGGACGGGCGCGAAATCTTCCCGGTCAGCCATGGTTCGGGCTTTGCCATTTCGCCGACACAGATCGTCACCAATGCGCATGTCATCCGCGAAGCCTTGCAGGACGACACATTGCGGATCGGCATCGTCCCGTCAGAAGGCAGCGCCGCAGCCTATGCCCGGCCGGTTTCCGTCAGCCCGCGCAACGATCTGGCACTGCTGGAGATAACCGAGGGCAATCTGCGCCTGCCCCCGCTGACACTGGCCGGCAGCCTTGCCGGGGACATGGGCGAGGTATCGGCAGTCGGTTACCCGATGAACGTCGACCAGGCGCAAGGGCTGGAAATCAGCGACATCTTCCGCGCCCAGCCGCCGGTGAAGAGCCGCGGTTTCCTGTCAGGCGCGCGCCCCAGCCGCCAGTTCGACACGATCCTGCACACAGCGCCGATCGCGCGCGGCAATTCGGGCGGGCCGCTGCTCGACGGTTGCGGGCGGGTGCTGGGCGTCAACAGCTTTGGCGCGGATTCCGGCGGATCGGACGCCGAGTTCTATTTCGCGGTTTCGATCCGCGAATTGTTGCCTTTCCTGCGCAGCAACGAGGTTGAGCCGAGCGTCAACAACCTGCCTTGCCGCAGCATCGACGAGCTGGAGGCGTCGGAACGCACGCGGCTTGAGCAGCAACGGGCCGAGGCCCGGCAGCGACTGGAGGCGCGGGCCAACGAATTGCGCGAGCGCCGCGCGCGGGCTCAGCTCGAAGCGCAGCTGGCGGTCCAGAACGAGCGCGAAAATGCCATGGCGCTGGCGCTGTTGCTGCTGCTGGTAGCAGTAGGTGCAGGCTATGTCGCGGAGCAGGCGCGCAAGCAGGAGGGCGGCGAACGGCGCGTCATGGTGGCAGCCGGGGTAGCGCTGGTTGCGCTGGCAGGTGCGGGCATCCTGTGGGTTTCGCGCCCCGGGATCGACGAGATCGACCGCCGGGTCGAAGCCGCGCTTCGCGAGCAAGAAGGCAATCGCCCGGACGAGGCGGTGTCTGCGGCGCGCGAAGGCACCATGCTGTGTACACTGGTTCCCGAACGCAGCCGCATCACTGGCGCGCGAACCGACGATGTCGAGTTCGACTGGGCGGCGGATGGTTGCGTCAACACCCGCACGCAATACGGCCTCAACGGCGGCGAATGGACCCGGGTGATGGTGCCCGATGACGAGCAGGCGGTATCGATCAACCGCTATGATCCGGAAACGCGCACCTTCCTGACCGAACGCTACCTGCTGGGCAGTGACGCGATGGCGCAGGCACGCGAGGCGCGCGCCGCCTACGAGACGCCGCAATGCCGCACCACCGATGCCGCGCAAACGCTGGGCGAACAGCAGCAAAGCGTGATTGCGCTGTTGCCGCCGCGCCCCAATGAACGGCTGGTCTATAGCTGCGAGCCGCGCGCGGCTCGCACTGCACCGCTAGCGGCGACCGGCGGAGATTAG
- a CDS encoding dienelactone hydrolase family protein: MCDEDKITRWAREGLTRRQFGVLGAAAAVTACAPTSGAMSGEPETVTSPGFPSFTEQAVSFATADGTMDGWLAATTSGPAPAVIIWPDIAGLRDSKKAMARRLADRGFTALVVNQYYRDTPAPIWQDFADFAGNGGWPRAREMRAKLDAAAIMRDAEAAVAFLDSRPEVDRKRGIGTQGYCMGGPFTMWTAAAVPSRVKAAASFHGGGLVREDYAMSPHKLFGKMDAALLIAIAQDDDAEAPGEKTVLREAAAAAGRTAMVEVFAGDHGWCVPDSPAYAEAEAERAWAELLRLYGRAL; this comes from the coding sequence ATGTGCGATGAAGACAAGATCACCCGTTGGGCCCGCGAAGGGCTGACCCGCCGCCAGTTCGGCGTGCTGGGCGCGGCGGCGGCGGTCACCGCTTGCGCACCGACCAGCGGTGCCATGAGCGGCGAGCCTGAAACCGTCACCTCACCCGGCTTCCCCAGTTTCACTGAACAGGCGGTGAGCTTTGCGACCGCAGACGGCACGATGGATGGCTGGCTGGCTGCCACCACTTCAGGCCCGGCGCCCGCTGTGATCATCTGGCCCGATATCGCGGGCCTGCGCGACAGCAAGAAGGCGATGGCGCGGCGGCTGGCCGATCGCGGCTTCACCGCTTTGGTGGTAAACCAGTACTATCGCGATACGCCCGCACCGATCTGGCAGGACTTCGCCGATTTCGCCGGGAATGGCGGCTGGCCGCGTGCGCGTGAGATGCGTGCCAAGCTCGATGCCGCGGCGATCATGCGCGATGCCGAGGCAGCTGTCGCGTTTCTCGATAGCCGGCCGGAGGTCGACCGCAAGCGTGGCATCGGCACGCAGGGCTATTGCATGGGCGGGCCATTCACAATGTGGACTGCCGCTGCGGTGCCTTCACGGGTCAAGGCAGCAGCCAGCTTCCATGGCGGCGGGCTGGTGCGCGAAGATTATGCCATGAGCCCGCACAAGCTGTTCGGCAAGATGGACGCCGCGCTGCTGATCGCGATCGCACAGGATGACGATGCCGAGGCTCCGGGCGAAAAGACTGTGCTGCGCGAGGCTGCAGCAGCGGCGGGTCGTACGGCAATGGTTGAGGTGTTCGCAGGCGACCATGGCTGGTGCGTTCCTGACAGCCCCGCCTATGCCGAAGCCGAAGCGGAGCGCGCCTGGGCCGAACTCCTCAGGCTGTACGGACGGGCGCTGTAA
- a CDS encoding glutathione S-transferase has protein sequence MLTVHHLRLSQSERIVWLCEELGIDYDLKLYNRRTDNNLAPDEYKALHPMGIAPVITDDGFVLGESGAIIDWIVAKYGDRGLVPDKNHPDFADHLFFYHWANATFMTNGMMALVATRMMGADQMPPFVADRMAKSWAIVEKRLGEADYFGGGQLTTADIMMGFQLTTSRAMSGMSIEGMPNLQAYLKRIGTREAYQRAMAKCEPGMPPKLD, from the coding sequence ATGCTGACCGTCCACCACCTGCGCCTGTCGCAATCCGAACGCATAGTCTGGCTGTGCGAGGAGCTGGGCATCGATTACGACTTGAAGCTCTACAACCGGCGCACGGACAACAACCTGGCGCCTGACGAATACAAGGCGCTGCACCCGATGGGCATCGCCCCGGTCATCACCGATGACGGTTTCGTGCTGGGCGAAAGCGGTGCGATCATCGACTGGATCGTCGCCAAATATGGCGACCGCGGGCTGGTGCCGGACAAGAACCATCCCGATTTTGCCGATCACCTGTTCTTCTACCACTGGGCCAACGCCACTTTCATGACCAACGGGATGATGGCGCTGGTCGCCACCCGCATGATGGGCGCGGACCAAATGCCGCCCTTCGTCGCGGACCGCATGGCCAAGAGCTGGGCGATCGTCGAGAAGCGGCTGGGCGAGGCCGACTATTTCGGCGGAGGGCAGCTGACCACGGCAGACATCATGATGGGCTTCCAGCTCACCACTAGTCGCGCGATGAGCGGGATGAGCATCGAAGGAATGCCTAACCTGCAGGCTTACCTGAAACGCATCGGCACCCGCGAGGCGTACCAGCGCGCGATGGCGAAATGCGAACCGGGAATGCCGCCCAAGCTGGATTGA
- a CDS encoding cryptochrome/photolyase family protein, with product MQSPILVPILGDQLSRNLASLRGRAKDDTVILMMEVWDEATYVKHHKQKIVLIFSAMRHFAAELRDAGWTVDYVKLTDRDNSGSFTGEVARAIERHDPRAVHVVEASEWRVQQAIEEWPGKFACEVEILPDDRFLCSHAEFEEWAEGRKHLTMEYFYREMRKKTGLLMRGDGKPVGGEWNYDSENREPPKEELKAPPRPKFAPDEITCEVIDLVEEKFADHFGSLDRFEWPVTRNEAEQAADAFFAERLENFGPYQDAMVHGQDDLYHSMLSTSINLGLLDPLDLCRHAQQAYEEDRAPLNSVEGFIRQIIGWREYVRGFYWHFMPQLERANELGADRPLPEFYWTGETDMRCMADCIRSTRDNAHAHHIQRLMVLGNFALLAGIEPRAVQDWYLAVYADAYDWVEMPNVVGMILYADGGKLATKPYAASGNYINKMSDYCKGCRYKVSQKTGDGACPFNPLYWHFMNRHRDRLESNHRIGRIYATWDRMGETKQREYLTSAENFLDTLVPAREDWARYQ from the coding sequence ATGCAAAGCCCCATCCTCGTCCCCATCCTCGGCGACCAGCTGAGCCGCAATCTCGCATCGCTACGCGGACGCGCGAAGGACGACACCGTAATCCTGATGATGGAGGTGTGGGACGAGGCGACCTATGTGAAGCATCACAAGCAGAAGATCGTGCTGATCTTCTCTGCGATGCGTCACTTTGCCGCGGAACTGCGCGATGCGGGGTGGACGGTCGATTATGTGAAGCTGACCGATCGGGACAATTCAGGCAGTTTCACCGGCGAAGTCGCCCGCGCCATTGAGCGGCACGATCCGCGCGCCGTACATGTCGTCGAAGCCAGCGAATGGCGCGTGCAGCAGGCGATCGAGGAATGGCCCGGCAAGTTTGCCTGCGAGGTCGAAATCCTGCCCGATGACCGCTTCCTTTGCAGCCACGCCGAATTCGAGGAGTGGGCGGAGGGTCGCAAGCACCTGACGATGGAGTATTTCTATCGCGAGATGCGCAAGAAGACGGGATTGCTGATGCGCGGCGACGGCAAACCGGTTGGCGGCGAATGGAATTATGACAGCGAAAACCGCGAGCCGCCGAAGGAAGAGCTGAAAGCCCCGCCACGCCCGAAATTCGCGCCTGACGAGATCACTTGCGAGGTGATCGATCTCGTCGAAGAGAAATTCGCCGATCATTTCGGCTCGCTCGATCGGTTCGAATGGCCCGTCACTCGCAACGAAGCCGAGCAAGCCGCCGACGCCTTCTTCGCCGAGCGGCTGGAGAACTTTGGTCCCTACCAGGACGCAATGGTGCACGGGCAGGACGACCTTTATCATTCGATGCTGTCGACCAGCATCAACCTCGGCCTGCTCGACCCGCTTGACCTGTGTCGCCACGCCCAGCAAGCCTATGAGGAGGACCGCGCCCCGCTCAATTCGGTCGAGGGCTTCATCCGCCAGATCATCGGCTGGCGCGAATATGTGCGCGGGTTTTACTGGCACTTCATGCCGCAGCTTGAGCGCGCGAACGAGCTTGGCGCGGACCGCCCGCTGCCCGAATTCTACTGGACGGGCGAAACCGATATGCGCTGCATGGCGGATTGCATTCGTTCAACCCGCGACAATGCCCATGCGCACCACATCCAGCGGCTGATGGTGCTGGGCAATTTCGCGCTGCTCGCAGGGATCGAGCCGCGCGCGGTGCAGGACTGGTACCTGGCGGTCTATGCCGATGCCTATGACTGGGTGGAGATGCCCAATGTGGTGGGCATGATCCTCTATGCCGACGGCGGGAAACTTGCGACCAAACCCTATGCCGCGAGCGGCAATTACATCAACAAGATGTCAGACTACTGCAAAGGGTGCCGCTACAAGGTCAGCCAGAAGACTGGTGACGGCGCCTGCCCGTTCAACCCGCTCTACTGGCACTTCATGAACCGGCACCGCGACCGGCTGGAATCTAACCACCGGATCGGGCGGATCTATGCGACGTGGGACCGGATGGGCGAGACGAAACAGCGCGAATATCTGACAAGCGCAGAGAATTTCCTCGACACGCTTGTGCCAGCGCGCGAAGACTGGGCGCGATACCAATAG
- a CDS encoding primosomal protein N' — protein sequence MNRIRLLVFNAALGALDYRVPDGVHVEPGSVVLAPLGPRQITGIVWEAERLPAKEVPAEKLRPILEVLPVPPLSAPLRRLIEWTAEYYCAPMSAVARMVISSGGALNGPATMTEYRLSGGMPERMTPQREAAIEALEGEQATIRELAGIAGVSEGVLRGLVDQGVIEPVTVAIDRPFPSADPDFDVPDLSADQREVADVLVNAVRAKSFAPFLLDGVTGSGKTETYFEPIAEAIRMGRQVLVLLPEIALTENFLKRFEQRFGAEPVLWHSSLKSTERRRAWRAISEGTAQVVVGARSALFLPYRNLGLVVVDEAHEVSFKQDDGVRYNARDVAVMRAHFEGFPVVLASATPALESLHMAETGTYTRLDLPSRFGGAELPHIDTIDLTEEPPERQRWLAPRLVAALEDRLAKHEQSLLFLNRRGYAPLTLCRNCGFRFQCPNCSAWLVEHRLSARLACHHCGHEEQPPATCPECGEPDCLVACGPGVERIADEVAELFPEARVAVATSDTLNSPERAAQFIHEAESGAIDIIIGTQLVTKGFHFPELTLVGVIDADLGLEGGDLRAAERTYQQVAQVAGRAGRGAKPGEVLIQTRHPTAPVIAALAEGNRDAFYEAETEARRHAGAPPFGRWAAIIISSEDDAEAREAANRLGATRPQLDGLMVLGPAPAPLSLLRGRYRHRFLVNARRTANLQAILTDWLATQDFAPGVRVSVDIDPYSFV from the coding sequence ATGAACCGTATCCGACTCCTTGTCTTCAACGCCGCACTGGGCGCGCTCGATTATCGCGTGCCCGATGGCGTGCACGTGGAGCCGGGCTCGGTTGTGCTCGCACCGCTGGGGCCGCGCCAGATCACCGGCATCGTGTGGGAGGCAGAGCGGCTGCCAGCCAAGGAAGTGCCCGCGGAAAAGCTCCGCCCGATCCTGGAGGTACTGCCAGTGCCGCCGCTCAGCGCGCCGCTGCGCCGGCTGATCGAATGGACCGCGGAATATTATTGCGCGCCGATGAGTGCAGTGGCGCGGATGGTGATTTCCTCGGGCGGTGCGCTCAACGGCCCGGCGACGATGACCGAATATCGCCTGTCGGGCGGGATGCCAGAGCGGATGACGCCGCAGCGCGAAGCCGCGATCGAGGCTTTGGAAGGCGAACAGGCGACGATCCGCGAACTGGCGGGCATCGCCGGAGTTTCCGAAGGCGTGCTGCGCGGGCTGGTGGACCAGGGCGTGATCGAGCCGGTGACGGTGGCGATAGACCGGCCCTTCCCCTCCGCCGATCCCGATTTCGACGTGCCGGACTTGTCGGCCGACCAGCGCGAAGTCGCAGACGTTTTGGTGAACGCCGTGCGTGCAAAGAGCTTCGCCCCCTTCCTGCTCGACGGCGTGACCGGATCGGGCAAGACCGAAACCTATTTCGAACCCATTGCTGAAGCGATCCGGATGGGGCGGCAAGTGCTGGTGCTGCTGCCCGAAATCGCGCTGACGGAGAATTTCCTCAAGCGATTCGAGCAGCGCTTCGGCGCGGAGCCGGTGCTGTGGCATTCCTCGCTCAAGTCGACCGAGCGCCGGCGGGCCTGGCGCGCAATATCGGAAGGCACGGCGCAGGTGGTCGTCGGCGCACGCTCCGCCCTGTTCCTGCCCTATCGCAATCTTGGGCTGGTGGTGGTCGATGAAGCGCATGAGGTGAGCTTCAAGCAGGATGACGGGGTGCGCTACAACGCCCGTGACGTGGCGGTGATGCGCGCCCATTTCGAAGGCTTCCCCGTGGTGCTGGCGAGCGCCACTCCCGCGCTCGAAAGCCTTCATATGGCCGAAACCGGCACTTACACACGGCTCGACCTGCCGAGCCGCTTCGGCGGGGCCGAACTGCCGCATATCGACACCATCGACCTGACCGAGGAACCGCCCGAGCGGCAGCGCTGGCTCGCCCCGCGCCTCGTCGCCGCGCTGGAAGACCGGCTGGCGAAGCATGAGCAATCGCTGCTGTTCCTCAACCGGCGCGGCTATGCCCCGCTCACCCTGTGCCGCAATTGCGGCTTCCGCTTCCAATGCCCCAATTGCAGCGCCTGGCTGGTCGAGCACCGGCTGTCGGCGCGCCTCGCTTGCCACCACTGCGGGCATGAAGAGCAGCCGCCTGCGACCTGCCCGGAATGCGGCGAGCCCGATTGCCTGGTCGCCTGCGGCCCGGGGGTCGAACGGATCGCTGACGAAGTGGCCGAGCTGTTCCCCGAGGCGCGGGTGGCGGTGGCAACGTCAGACACGCTCAACTCACCCGAGCGCGCGGCGCAGTTCATCCACGAGGCGGAAAGCGGCGCGATCGACATCATAATCGGCACGCAGCTGGTGACCAAGGGCTTCCACTTCCCCGAGCTAACGCTGGTAGGAGTGATCGATGCCGACCTTGGCCTCGAAGGCGGGGATTTGCGCGCGGCCGAGCGCACTTACCAGCAGGTGGCGCAGGTCGCCGGGCGCGCGGGGCGCGGGGCCAAGCCGGGCGAAGTGCTGATCCAGACGCGCCACCCGACCGCGCCAGTGATTGCCGCTCTGGCCGAGGGCAATCGCGACGCCTTCTACGAAGCCGAGACCGAGGCGCGCCGTCACGCGGGCGCCCCGCCGTTCGGCCGCTGGGCCGCGATCATCATCTCGTCGGAGGACGATGCCGAAGCGCGCGAGGCCGCCAACCGGCTGGGTGCCACCCGCCCGCAGCTTGACGGGCTGATGGTGCTCGGCCCCGCCCCTGCCCCACTGTCGCTGCTGCGCGGGCGTTATCGCCATCGCTTCCTGGTCAACGCGCGGCGCACCGCGAATTTGCAGGCGATCCTGACCGACTGGCTGGCGACACAGGACTTTGCGCCGGGCGTGCGGGTGAGCGTGGATATCGACCCCTACAGCTTCGTGTGA